Proteins encoded within one genomic window of Acidovorax sp. 107:
- a CDS encoding RnfH family protein: MAEGGAGASKTLTITVVVCLGPREVRERTLDLPVGSTVADALRASCAIAGPPMPEAEGTQALGIWGRPARLDAVLQPLDRVEIYRSLKVDPKVARRERFARQGARTTGLFARRRPGGKSGY, encoded by the coding sequence ATGGCTGAGGGTGGGGCGGGTGCCTCAAAGACACTCACGATTACCGTCGTCGTCTGTCTGGGCCCGCGCGAGGTACGTGAGCGGACCCTGGATCTGCCGGTGGGCTCCACGGTGGCGGATGCCCTGCGCGCCAGCTGCGCCATTGCCGGGCCGCCCATGCCGGAGGCCGAGGGCACGCAAGCATTGGGTATTTGGGGTCGCCCCGCCCGGTTGGATGCAGTATTGCAACCGCTGGACCGCGTGGAAATCTACCGATCTTTGAAAGTGGACCCCAAGGTGGCACGCCGGGAGCGTTTTGCCCGCCAGGGGGCGCGCACCACCGGGCTTTTTGCGCGCCGCCGACCGGGGGGCAAGTCCGGCTATTGA
- a CDS encoding DUF4124 domain-containing protein yields MKMHKLLLLAVACTWAMGAAAQWQWTDKDGRKVFSDRPPPPDIPEKSILKQPGGNRAARAAAPAAPAASDAAAGATPAVAAVPKAAASAPGAGKDKELEEKKAQAEAAEAAKKKAEDEKIAKAKADNCTRARAAKAAFDAGKPITQANAQGEKIFLDGPARAAEAKRIDDIVASDCVR; encoded by the coding sequence ATGAAAATGCACAAGCTTCTCCTGCTGGCCGTGGCCTGCACCTGGGCCATGGGCGCGGCGGCGCAATGGCAGTGGACGGACAAAGACGGACGCAAGGTCTTCAGCGATCGCCCACCACCGCCCGATATTCCCGAAAAAAGCATCCTGAAGCAGCCGGGCGGCAACCGTGCGGCACGTGCGGCAGCCCCTGCTGCGCCAGCTGCCTCCGACGCGGCTGCGGGTGCAACGCCAGCAGTAGCCGCAGTCCCCAAGGCCGCAGCCAGCGCCCCGGGGGCCGGCAAGGACAAGGAGCTGGAAGAGAAGAAGGCCCAGGCAGAGGCCGCCGAGGCCGCCAAGAAAAAGGCCGAGGACGAAAAGATCGCCAAAGCCAAGGCCGACAACTGCACACGTGCACGCGCGGCCAAGGCAGCGTTTGATGCCGGAAAGCCCATCACGCAAGCCAATGCGCAAGGCGAAAAAATCTTCCTGGACGGCCCCGCCCGCGCGGCCGAGGCCAAACGCATCGACGACATCGTTGCGAGCGACTGCGTGCGCTAA
- the guaB gene encoding IMP dehydrogenase translates to MRLLGKALTFDDVLLVPAYSQVLPKDTSLATKLSRNIQLNLPLVSAAMDTVTEARLAIAIAQEGGIGIVHKNLTAQEQAAHVAKVKRYESGVLRDPVVITPEHTVLQVLQLSEQLGISGFPVCDGGKVVGIVTGRDLRFETRYDVKVHQIMTPREKLITVNEKEGTTPAQAKALLNKHKLERILVVNDAFELKGLITVKDITKQTSFPNAARDAAGRLRVGAAVGVGEGTEERVEALVKAGVDAIVVDTAHGHSKGVIDRVRWVKQNYPQIDVIGGNIATGAAALALVEAGADAVKVGIGPGSICTTRIVAGVGVPQIMAIDSVATALKGTGVPLIADGGIRYSGDIAKALAAGAGTVMMGGMFAGTEEAPGEVILFQGRSYKSYRGMGSIGAMQQGSADRYFQESSTGNPNADKLVPEGIEGRVPYKGSMVSIVYQMAGGVRASMGYCGCATIEDMNNKAEFVEITTAGIRESHVHDVQITKEAPNYRAD, encoded by the coding sequence ATGCGCCTTCTTGGAAAAGCGCTCACCTTCGACGATGTGTTGCTGGTGCCAGCGTACTCCCAGGTCCTGCCCAAGGACACGTCCCTCGCGACGAAACTCTCCCGCAATATCCAGCTGAACCTGCCGCTCGTGTCCGCCGCCATGGACACTGTGACTGAAGCACGTCTGGCCATCGCCATCGCCCAGGAGGGCGGCATTGGCATCGTGCACAAGAACCTCACCGCGCAAGAGCAGGCCGCCCATGTGGCCAAGGTCAAGCGCTATGAGTCCGGCGTGCTGCGCGACCCTGTGGTCATCACCCCTGAGCACACCGTGCTGCAGGTGCTGCAGCTGTCCGAGCAACTGGGCATTTCGGGCTTCCCCGTGTGCGACGGTGGCAAGGTGGTCGGCATCGTCACGGGACGCGATCTGCGCTTTGAGACTCGCTATGACGTCAAGGTCCACCAGATCATGACCCCGCGCGAGAAGCTCATCACGGTCAATGAAAAAGAGGGCACGACGCCTGCTCAGGCCAAGGCGCTGCTCAACAAGCACAAGCTCGAACGCATCTTGGTCGTGAACGACGCCTTCGAGCTCAAGGGCCTGATCACGGTGAAGGACATCACCAAGCAAACCAGCTTCCCCAACGCCGCGCGCGATGCCGCTGGCCGCCTGCGCGTGGGTGCAGCGGTAGGTGTGGGCGAGGGCACCGAAGAACGCGTCGAAGCCCTCGTTAAGGCGGGTGTCGATGCCATCGTGGTGGATACGGCCCACGGCCACAGCAAGGGCGTGATCGACCGCGTGCGCTGGGTCAAGCAGAACTACCCGCAGATCGATGTGATCGGCGGCAACATCGCCACCGGCGCGGCCGCACTGGCGCTGGTCGAGGCTGGTGCTGATGCGGTCAAGGTTGGTATCGGCCCCGGCTCCATCTGCACCACCCGCATCGTGGCGGGCGTGGGCGTGCCCCAGATCATGGCGATCGACAGCGTGGCCACGGCCCTCAAGGGCACAGGCGTGCCGCTGATCGCTGACGGCGGCATCCGCTACAGCGGCGACATCGCCAAGGCCCTGGCTGCAGGTGCAGGCACGGTGATGATGGGCGGCATGTTTGCGGGCACCGAAGAAGCTCCCGGCGAGGTCATCCTGTTCCAGGGTCGCAGCTACAAGAGCTACCGCGGCATGGGCAGCATCGGCGCCATGCAACAGGGCAGCGCTGACCGCTACTTCCAGGAGTCCAGCACCGGCAACCCGAATGCCGACAAGCTCGTTCCAGAAGGTATCGAAGGCCGCGTGCCCTACAAGGGCTCGATGGTTTCCATCGTTTACCAGATGGCAGGCGGTGTGCGTGCCTCCATGGGTTATTGCGGCTGCGCCACCATCGAGGACATGAACAACAAGGCCGAGTTCGTCGAGATCACCACCGCCGGTATCCGCGAAAGCCATGTGCACGATGTGCAGATTACCAAGGAAGCGCCTAACTATCGCGCTGACTGA
- a CDS encoding type II toxin-antitoxin system Phd/YefM family antitoxin: MQSVGIYEAKSRFSALIELVEQGEEVRITRHGKEVVRMLPVRRRPVITDEQIARELGQIDALHATVRPAVGANPTDTLRSAGEALDALRRKGRSTA; the protein is encoded by the coding sequence ATGCAGTCCGTTGGTATCTACGAAGCCAAGAGCCGGTTCTCCGCCCTGATCGAGCTGGTCGAGCAGGGTGAAGAAGTGCGCATCACCCGCCACGGCAAAGAGGTGGTGCGCATGCTGCCCGTGCGTCGCCGGCCCGTGATCACCGACGAGCAGATCGCCCGCGAGCTGGGGCAGATTGACGCGCTGCATGCCACGGTTCGCCCCGCAGTCGGGGCGAACCCTACCGATACTTTGCGCTCCGCAGGCGAGGCCTTGGATGCCTTGCGCCGCAAGGGCCGGAGCACTGCATGA
- a CDS encoding type II toxin-antitoxin system VapC family toxin, translated as MTAFVLDASVTAAWLLPDAASEHTRRLYTLIRRDEVEPQAPNLWHWECHNILASGVHSGRIPAASVEGLWGVLEAIRHRVELHELAPAQHKAVLDVALETGLPTFDAAYLWLARSLRLPLATFDTQQIAAARRSGVPLLDLSSL; from the coding sequence ATGACCGCCTTTGTCCTCGACGCCTCCGTCACCGCCGCCTGGCTGCTGCCCGACGCGGCCAGCGAACACACCCGCCGCCTGTACACCCTGATCCGCCGCGACGAGGTCGAACCCCAGGCCCCCAACCTGTGGCACTGGGAGTGCCACAACATCCTTGCCAGTGGCGTGCACAGTGGCCGTATCCCCGCAGCGTCCGTTGAAGGCTTGTGGGGCGTGCTCGAAGCCATCCGACATCGGGTGGAACTGCATGAGCTTGCACCTGCCCAGCACAAGGCCGTGCTGGACGTGGCATTGGAAACGGGCCTGCCTACTTTTGACGCCGCCTACCTGTGGCTCGCGCGCTCGCTGCGCCTTCCGCTGGCTACCTTCGACACTCAGCAGATCGCTGCCGCACGGCGCAGCGGTGTACCCCTTCTCGACCTTTCCAGCCTCTGA